ACACAAGCCAAAACAATAATTGCTAATTGAATCATTTGGCCAATAGAGGTTCCGTGTGAAAGAATATACATTGCAGCAGCGCCACCTAAACAGCTTTGACCAATTACAGCCATTGCTGCAGAACCCATATAATTTTTATTGAAATTTTCGAATGTTGTTTGATATAGTGTCATGATATTGTGAATTTTATACTACAAAGGTACATTCACAATACAACTCCATTTTATGACTAAAATCATAAAACAAGAACTTTTTTATCGGTATACTTTCCTGTTTATAATCTTCAAAATACCTTTTTTCTCCAAAGCTTTTATGGTTCTAATTACGGTTTCGACACGTAAACCAGTCAAATCGCCAATTTGTTGTCTCGTAAAACTGATGAGGTAGCCGTTTGGGTCTTTTTTAAAATTAAAATAAGCAATTCCGTGATCTATTAATTTCAAAACACGATGTTCAGGTTCTTGTGTAGACATTTCGGCTGCCATAACCGATTTATAATACAAGCGTTGAGCTAAATTTTCGATTATTTTAAGGCTGATTGCTGAGTTTTCTTCTAATAATTTCATGAAACTATTTTTAGGAAGAAGAAGAACTTCAGAATCTTCAACGGCAATAGCATTTGCGGGATATTTTTGATTTAAGAACAAAGGCGGTTCACCAAAAGATTGTTCTTTATAAAAGATTCCCTGAATAAACTCGCGGGCATCATCATTATAATTACTCATTTTTACTTCACCGGAAATAATTTGATAATAATGCGTTGGAAGATTGCCTTCTTCAAAAATAGTTTCATTTTTAGCGAAAATTTTTTTCAGCGCGCCATATTTTTCCAATAAATCAATTGCAATCATAATTTTATTTCTTGGTTATCAAAAGAGATAACACAAATATAATTATTCAAAATAGTTCTACTACATTAAAAAACTTTTACTTTTACGCCGATTATGCAGCAGAAATTACTCAATATACATCAGCAAATTTTAGAAGCTAAAAGAGATGGGCAAAAATTATTGGCCATACTTTTGGATCCCGATAAAATTGTTTTGGAAAATTTAGGACATTTATTACAGAAGATAAATCAATCTCCTGCAACACATATTTTTGTTGGAGGAAGCATTGTTGAGTCAACAATTTTAGAAGATTTAATTGCACAATTAAAACAAAATACAAATCTGCCCGTTGTTATATTTCCGGGAAATCCGTCGCAGATTTCACCTCAGGCCGATGCTATTTTGTTCTTGTCTTTATTGTCTGGTCGTAATCCGGATTATTTAATAGAATATCAGGTTCAGGCAGCGCCAATTCTTAAAAAGACAAATCTGGAAGTTATTTCGACAGGTTATATTTTAATCGAAAGCGGAAATGAAACCGCCGTTGCGCGTGTAAGTAAAACGAAACCATTAAATAGAGAAAATTTCGATTTGGCTCTGGCAACTGCACAAGCCGGCGAAATGTTAGGAAATAAATTAATCTATTTAGAAGCAGGAAGCGGAGCAAAGAATGCAGTTCCGCTGAAAATGATAGAGTTAATTACGCAAAACATTAAAATTCCTGTAATTGTTGGAGGAGGAATTGTAGATTTGCACGGAATTCAAAATGCATACAACGCTGGTGCAGATTTAGTAGTTATTGGAACTGCTTTTGAAAACGACAGTCATTTTTTTGAATCAAAATAAAACACCAGAAACGACCAAAACAAACCCAAAATGATTGATTTTTTTCTAGATAGTTATAAAAATGCTCCATTGTGGCACATTGCTTTAGAATTTTTGGTTTTTGTTTGCGGAATTTTAAGCGTTTGGTTTGCTAAAAAAGAAAATATCTGGGTGTATCCAACAGGTTTAATCGCCACAGTAATTTCCGTATATCTCTTATATATTGCGGGTTATATTGGAGATATGATTATCAATGGATATTTCTCGATTATGAGCATTTATGGTTGGTATGTTTGGGCAAAAGGGGGAACAACTGAGGATAACTTACCGATTACAAGAACTAATTTTAATGAAAAAATAATTGGAATATTACTTTTCTTTGTAACTGTTTTCGTAGTTTTCGGGATTTATAAATACTTCGATTACGAAATCAAAAAAGATAATTATGTCGATATGATTTCGTCAGGAATATTTTTTGCAGGAATGTGGTACATGGCCAGGAAAAAGATCGAAAACTGGACACTTTGGATCATTGGCGACATTATTGTGGTGCCCCTTTATGCTTATCGCGGCTTAGGGATGTTGTCTCTGCAATATTTAATTTTTACAATTTTGGCTATTTCAGCTTATTTAGAATGGAGAAAAATCTTAGACAGCAAAAAACAGCTATCATAAAAATTGCTTTATTTGGACCTGAAAGTACAGGAAAAACTACATTAGCAAAACAACTTGCAGAATATTATGAAACCGAATGGGTTCCTGAATTTGCACGTGACTATTTGCAGGAAAAATGGGAAGAGAATCAACATATTTGTGTTGCAGATGATATGTTGCCTATCGCATACGGACAAGTTGCATTAGAAAATGAAAAACTTGCATCAGCAAAAAAGTATTTGTTTTCTGATACTAATTTAATGGTTACCAAAGTTTTTTCTGAAATGTATTATGGTTTCTGTGATCCGCTTTTA
This genomic window from Flavobacterium sp. 9 contains:
- the pnuC gene encoding nicotinamide riboside transporter PnuC; translated protein: MIDFFLDSYKNAPLWHIALEFLVFVCGILSVWFAKKENIWVYPTGLIATVISVYLLYIAGYIGDMIINGYFSIMSIYGWYVWAKGGTTEDNLPITRTNFNEKIIGILLFFVTVFVVFGIYKYFDYEIKKDNYVDMISSGIFFAGMWYMARKKIENWTLWIIGDIIVVPLYAYRGLGMLSLQYLIFTILAISAYLEWRKILDSKKQLS
- a CDS encoding Crp/Fnr family transcriptional regulator — protein: MIAIDLLEKYGALKKIFAKNETIFEEGNLPTHYYQIISGEVKMSNYNDDAREFIQGIFYKEQSFGEPPLFLNQKYPANAIAVEDSEVLLLPKNSFMKLLEENSAISLKIIENLAQRLYYKSVMAAEMSTQEPEHRVLKLIDHGIAYFNFKKDPNGYLISFTRQQIGDLTGLRVETVIRTIKALEKKGILKIINRKVYR
- a CDS encoding geranylgeranylglyceryl/heptaprenylglyceryl phosphate synthase, which encodes MQQKLLNIHQQILEAKRDGQKLLAILLDPDKIVLENLGHLLQKINQSPATHIFVGGSIVESTILEDLIAQLKQNTNLPVVIFPGNPSQISPQADAILFLSLLSGRNPDYLIEYQVQAAPILKKTNLEVISTGYILIESGNETAVARVSKTKPLNRENFDLALATAQAGEMLGNKLIYLEAGSGAKNAVPLKMIELITQNIKIPVIVGGGIVDLHGIQNAYNAGADLVVIGTAFENDSHFFESK